The proteins below are encoded in one region of Segatella copri:
- a CDS encoding SPOR domain-containing protein, translating into MKQFVTLLIMILCSTFTANAQNYLDHLKKKEPGKGVVTVNQSKAIDELVNGKQVIPQDDKTKTTPQKKEKEPETQHKQGPDSLKKAEPQHREATRENAHVNNAQKAENKNEEKETPVVDMRKKVMRKSYKVTGYRVQAFAGGNSRNDRLKAERTGNQLKVHFPEQPVYVHFYSPRWICRMGNFRSLAEAQKILAKVRSLGYRQACLVKGLITVQY; encoded by the coding sequence ATGAAACAATTCGTCACATTATTGATTATGATCCTCTGCTCAACATTCACAGCTAATGCGCAGAACTACCTGGACCATCTCAAAAAGAAGGAACCGGGAAAGGGTGTTGTAACCGTGAACCAAAGTAAGGCGATTGATGAACTGGTAAACGGCAAACAAGTGATTCCACAAGACGACAAGACTAAGACTACCCCACAGAAAAAAGAAAAAGAGCCTGAAACTCAGCACAAGCAGGGTCCTGATTCCCTGAAAAAGGCTGAGCCACAGCATCGTGAGGCAACCCGAGAGAATGCCCACGTGAACAATGCCCAAAAGGCAGAGAACAAAAACGAAGAAAAAGAGACACCTGTAGTGGATATGCGCAAGAAAGTGATGCGCAAAAGCTATAAGGTTACAGGATATAGAGTACAGGCTTTTGCTGGCGGCAATTCACGTAACGACCGTCTGAAAGCAGAACGGACAGGCAACCAGCTAAAAGTTCATTTCCCAGAACAGCCGGTTTATGTTCATTTCTACTCACCAAGATGGATTTGCCGAATGGGCAACTTCCGCAGCTTAGCTGAAGCCCAGAAGATACTCGCCAAGGTTCGCTCCCTGGGATACAGACAAGCATGCCTTGTAAAGGGACTGATTACGGTACAGTACTAG
- a CDS encoding DUF1599 domain-containing protein, producing MADLLKTEQQFKDVMSECRTLFEKKLHDYGASWRILRPSSLTDQLYIKAKRIRSLEIKKESLVGEGIRPEFIALINYGIIGLIQLEKPFVDEVDMTPEEAMKLYDLHAKEALELMLRKNHDYDEAWRSMRVSSYTDFILTKIQRVKEIEDIAGATLVSEGIDANYMDIINYAVFGAIKMSEK from the coding sequence ATGGCAGATTTATTGAAAACAGAACAGCAGTTTAAGGATGTCATGAGTGAATGCAGGACATTATTTGAGAAGAAGCTTCATGATTATGGAGCCTCTTGGAGAATCTTGCGCCCTTCTTCTCTGACAGACCAGCTCTATATCAAAGCGAAGCGCATCCGCTCGCTCGAAATCAAGAAAGAATCTTTGGTTGGCGAAGGTATCCGTCCGGAATTCATCGCCCTTATCAATTATGGTATCATAGGACTCATCCAGCTCGAAAAGCCTTTCGTGGATGAGGTGGATATGACACCCGAAGAGGCTATGAAACTATACGACCTCCATGCAAAGGAGGCACTGGAGCTGATGCTCAGGAAGAACCATGACTATGATGAGGCATGGCGCTCGATGAGAGTCAGCAGTTATACCGACTTCATACTGACCAAGATTCAGCGCGTAAAGGAAATTGAAGACATCGCCGGCGCTACCCTCGTTTCTGAAGGTATTGATGCCAACTATATGGACATCATCAACTATGCCGTCTTCGGTGCCATCAAAATGAGCGAGAAGTAA
- a CDS encoding BT_3928 family protein, protein MMKNKATHILAKIAVNIGRLLMAITFIFSGFVKGIDPLGTQYKITDYLEALHIDWMFPDWSTLVMSVLLATAEFAIGIFLLFAIRRRLMSKITLAVMSVMTLITLWIVIADPVKDCGCFGDAVVLTNMETFIKNIILLIFAVLLWRKPLEMQRLISRQTQWVVINYTFLFSIVMSIWSLWYLPQFDFRPYHIGVNIAKGMEIPKGAKQPKFDTTFILEKNGERKEFTIDNYPDSTWTFIDSKTVQTEEGYVPPIHDFSIADAKTGEDITQEVIHDKGYTFLLVSPHLEFADDSNFGNIDEIYEYANDHDYRFLCLTASTEKAIKHWQDITGAEYPFYVTDETTLKTVIRSNPGLLLLKNGTIIQKWSHNDLPDMAEIGDKPLEKTEIGKMPEVSAAKKIAGIISWFIIPLVLLTIADRLWAWGAWIRKKENSNRILSTFKKKRKMRKKIVAGNWKMNMNLQDGVALAKEINEALVADKPNCDVVICTPFIHLASVAQVLDSEIVGLGAENCADKAKGAFTGEVSAEMVKSTGAQYVILGHSERRQYYGETAEILKEKVELALANGLKVIFCCGETLEEREAEKQNEVVKAELEGSVFHLSADAWKNIILAYEPIWAIGTGKTATSDQAEEMLAYIRSIVAEKYGNEAAEETSILYGGSCKASNAPELFAKPNIDGGLIGGASLKAADFKGIIDAWKK, encoded by the coding sequence ATGATGAAGAATAAGGCAACTCACATATTAGCAAAGATAGCGGTCAATATCGGGCGACTGCTGATGGCTATAACCTTCATTTTCTCAGGATTTGTGAAGGGAATTGATCCATTAGGCACGCAATATAAGATAACCGACTATCTGGAGGCGCTGCACATCGACTGGATGTTCCCCGACTGGAGCACCCTGGTGATGTCGGTATTACTAGCCACTGCAGAGTTTGCCATCGGTATCTTCCTCCTCTTCGCCATCCGACGGAGACTGATGAGCAAGATCACCCTTGCCGTGATGAGCGTGATGACGCTGATTACCCTGTGGATCGTTATCGCAGACCCAGTAAAGGATTGCGGATGCTTCGGTGATGCCGTAGTGCTCACCAATATGGAGACATTCATCAAGAACATCATCCTCCTGATATTCGCCGTCCTGCTTTGGAGAAAGCCGCTGGAGATGCAGAGACTCATCTCGAGACAGACCCAGTGGGTGGTGATCAACTACACCTTCCTCTTCTCCATCGTGATGAGTATCTGGAGTCTGTGGTATCTTCCGCAATTCGACTTCCGTCCTTATCATATAGGTGTCAACATCGCCAAGGGCATGGAGATACCGAAAGGAGCCAAGCAACCCAAGTTTGATACCACCTTCATCCTGGAGAAGAACGGAGAGCGGAAGGAGTTTACGATAGACAACTATCCCGACTCTACCTGGACCTTCATCGACAGCAAGACGGTTCAGACCGAAGAAGGTTACGTACCTCCAATCCACGACTTCAGCATAGCTGATGCCAAGACGGGAGAAGACATTACCCAGGAAGTGATTCACGATAAAGGCTATACCTTCCTCCTGGTTTCGCCACATCTTGAATTTGCCGATGACAGCAACTTCGGCAATATCGATGAGATTTACGAATATGCCAATGACCATGACTACCGTTTTCTCTGCCTCACGGCAAGTACGGAGAAAGCCATCAAGCACTGGCAGGACATAACAGGAGCGGAATATCCCTTCTATGTCACAGACGAGACTACGCTGAAAACGGTAATCCGCAGCAACCCAGGTCTTCTTCTGCTGAAGAACGGAACCATCATCCAGAAATGGAGCCACAACGATTTGCCTGACATGGCAGAGATTGGTGACAAGCCACTGGAGAAGACCGAGATAGGCAAGATGCCGGAAGTAAGTGCCGCCAAGAAGATAGCCGGCATCATCTCCTGGTTCATCATTCCACTGGTACTCCTCACCATTGCCGACCGGCTCTGGGCTTGGGGCGCCTGGATCAGAAAGAAAGAGAATTCGAACAGAATATTATCAACTTTTAAAAAGAAAAGAAAAATGAGAAAGAAAATTGTAGCAGGTAACTGGAAAATGAACATGAACCTGCAGGACGGTGTTGCTCTCGCCAAGGAGATCAACGAGGCATTGGTAGCAGACAAACCAAACTGCGACGTAGTAATCTGTACTCCATTCATCCACTTGGCTTCAGTAGCTCAGGTTTTGGATTCAGAGATTGTAGGTCTTGGTGCAGAGAACTGCGCAGACAAGGCTAAGGGTGCTTTCACTGGTGAGGTTTCAGCAGAGATGGTAAAGAGCACAGGTGCTCAGTATGTTATCCTCGGCCACTCAGAGCGTCGTCAGTACTATGGCGAGACAGCAGAGATCTTGAAGGAGAAGGTAGAGTTGGCTTTGGCTAACGGTTTGAAGGTTATCTTCTGCTGCGGTGAGACTCTCGAGGAGCGTGAGGCTGAGAAGCAGAACGAGGTAGTAAAGGCTGAGTTGGAAGGTTCAGTATTCCACTTGAGCGCTGACGCTTGGAAGAACATCATCCTTGCTTACGAGCCAATCTGGGCTATCGGTACAGGTAAGACTGCTACTTCTGACCAGGCTGAAGAGATGTTGGCATACATCCGCTCTATCGTAGCAGAGAAGTATGGCAACGAGGCTGCTGAGGAGACTTCAATCCTCTACGGTGGTAGCTGCAAGGCTAGCAACGCTCCTGAGCTCTTCGCTAAGCCAAACATCGACGGTGGTTTGATCGGTGGTGCTTCTTTGAAGGCTGCTGACTTCAAGGGTATCATCGACGCTTGGAAGAAGTAA
- a CDS encoding efflux RND transporter periplasmic adaptor subunit yields the protein MKIKSVLFVAAVCVLAALTSCGGSKKGGLPNFGDDEFAVATIGTSSAALQTTYPATIKGIQDVEVRPKVSGFITKVFVHEGQTVSAGQALFSIDSETYQAAVRSAAAAVNTAKAQANTAKLTYQNNKKLYDSKIIGEYELSTAANSYATAKAQVAQAEAALASAREQLAWCTVTSPSAGVVGSLPFKVGALVSASGQALTTVSNISTMEVFFSLSESQILSMSKTNGSIQAAIAAFPAVKLQLADGSIYNHPGKVVKMSGVIDATSGSISLIAHFANPEKLLKSGGAGSIVVPNDQNSAIVIPQEACSQVQDKIFVYIVTKDNKVKYSEIKVNPQDDGKNYIVTSGLHVGDRIVLKGITKLTDGQQIKPITLERYNQKIAEAAKLSESQDNAHAFATAMGGKK from the coding sequence ATGAAAATTAAAAGCGTTTTGTTTGTTGCAGCAGTTTGTGTTCTTGCTGCGTTGACATCATGTGGTGGAAGTAAGAAGGGCGGTCTGCCTAACTTCGGCGACGATGAGTTCGCTGTGGCTACTATCGGTACTTCCAGCGCCGCATTGCAGACTACCTATCCTGCTACCATCAAGGGTATCCAGGATGTAGAGGTACGTCCTAAGGTTTCTGGTTTTATCACTAAGGTTTTTGTACACGAGGGACAGACTGTTTCAGCAGGTCAGGCTTTGTTCTCTATTGATAGCGAGACCTATCAGGCTGCTGTCCGTTCTGCTGCTGCTGCTGTAAATACAGCTAAGGCACAGGCAAATACAGCTAAGTTGACTTATCAGAACAACAAGAAGTTGTATGATAGCAAGATTATCGGTGAATACGAACTCTCTACAGCAGCTAACAGCTATGCAACAGCTAAGGCTCAGGTAGCTCAGGCAGAGGCAGCATTGGCTTCAGCTCGCGAGCAGTTGGCTTGGTGTACCGTTACCAGTCCTTCTGCTGGTGTAGTAGGTAGTCTTCCTTTCAAGGTAGGTGCTCTGGTAAGTGCTTCTGGTCAGGCTCTTACTACCGTTTCCAATATCAGCACTATGGAGGTATTCTTCTCACTCTCTGAGTCTCAGATTCTGAGCATGTCTAAGACCAATGGTAGCATTCAGGCAGCCATCGCAGCGTTCCCAGCTGTCAAGTTGCAGTTGGCAGACGGTTCTATCTATAATCACCCGGGTAAGGTGGTTAAGATGAGTGGTGTCATCGATGCTACTTCCGGTTCTATCTCTCTCATCGCTCACTTCGCTAACCCAGAGAAGTTGCTGAAGAGTGGTGGTGCAGGTTCTATCGTGGTTCCTAACGATCAGAACAGTGCTATCGTCATTCCTCAGGAGGCTTGCTCTCAGGTGCAGGATAAGATCTTCGTTTATATCGTAACCAAGGATAACAAGGTGAAGTATTCTGAGATCAAGGTAAATCCACAGGATGATGGCAAGAACTATATCGTAACTTCTGGTCTCCATGTAGGCGACCGCATCGTATTGAAGGGTATCACTAAGTTGACCGATGGTCAGCAGATCAAGCCTATCACTCTGGAACGTTACAACCAGAAGATTGCAGAGGCTGCCAAGTTGAGTGAGTCTCAGGACAATGCTCACGCATTTGCTACTGCTATGGGCGGCAAGAAGTAA
- a CDS encoding zinc-dependent metalloproteinase lipoprotein: MRKILYFMIALTVFSFASCKDTEGSIGDPIRSNGQDRDTDIITGDDYVYHLPVIFHVFYNNTTQYIKYTRLKEILSNVNELYQGDVYNYQMDTIPSENLHILFELAEKDESGKRLSTPGVEYIKVPEPEFDCESFMKDKKYVQYCWDQNNYINVMVYAFKKTDENSTTLGISHLPYQVGGYPQIDGLSNGKNYPLSKPGKFPYCVSLNSIYVGKKNEGSRYTEDKYNRKYKSNTADPNATLAHELGHYLGLFHSFSEKTVKGKSEAANDDDDSDYCDDTPSYNRIAYGKWLTEYISNAQAIKKDSLTLRDVAKRTNSKGEEWQSDNLMDYFFCYSMRFTPEQANRIRQVLYYSPLIPGPKKIRPRTRAWDEMPETEDDLPIRYAKEQAVCIKDIRLLKAEK, from the coding sequence ATGAGAAAAATTCTTTATTTCATGATCGCCCTCACCGTTTTCAGCTTTGCATCATGCAAGGATACCGAAGGCTCTATCGGCGACCCTATCAGATCCAACGGACAAGACCGTGACACAGATATCATTACAGGCGATGATTATGTCTATCATCTGCCTGTCATCTTCCATGTCTTCTACAATAACACCACGCAATACATCAAATATACCCGCCTCAAGGAGATTCTCTCCAACGTGAACGAACTTTATCAGGGTGATGTTTACAACTATCAGATGGATACCATCCCGAGCGAGAACCTGCATATCCTGTTCGAACTGGCTGAAAAGGATGAGAGCGGCAAGAGGCTCAGTACACCAGGTGTGGAATATATCAAGGTTCCAGAACCGGAGTTCGACTGCGAGAGTTTCATGAAGGACAAGAAGTATGTACAGTACTGCTGGGACCAGAACAACTACATCAATGTGATGGTATATGCCTTCAAGAAGACCGATGAGAACAGCACCACGCTGGGCATCAGTCATCTGCCTTATCAGGTAGGCGGCTATCCACAGATAGACGGTTTGAGCAATGGCAAGAACTACCCGCTGAGCAAACCGGGCAAATTTCCATATTGCGTTTCGCTCAATTCAATCTATGTGGGAAAGAAGAATGAAGGATCCCGGTATACAGAAGACAAGTATAACAGGAAATATAAATCCAATACAGCGGATCCGAATGCTACACTGGCTCACGAATTGGGTCATTATCTGGGTCTCTTCCACAGTTTCTCAGAAAAGACTGTGAAAGGCAAATCAGAGGCTGCCAATGATGATGACGACTCTGACTATTGCGATGATACGCCTAGCTACAACCGAATAGCATACGGCAAATGGCTGACAGAATATATCAGTAATGCACAAGCCATCAAGAAGGATTCTCTCACCTTGAGAGATGTGGCCAAACGCACCAACAGCAAGGGTGAAGAATGGCAGTCAGACAATCTGATGGACTACTTCTTCTGTTACAGCATGCGATTCACCCCAGAACAGGCAAACCGCATCCGTCAGGTTCTGTATTATTCGCCTCTGATACCGGGTCCGAAGAAGATTCGTCCGAGAACCCGTGCATGGGATGAGATGCCGGAAACAGAAGATGACCTCCCAATCCGATATGCCAAAGAGCAGGCTGTCTGCATCAAGGACATCCGGTTACTGAAGGCTGAGAAATAG
- a CDS encoding VCBS domain-containing protein has translation MKRMILFSLMALMTIAAFGRKHVENATVVADTIFYAENMSNVTSADQASYYRLLMTTGSGLNKKDVFQDFYMNGNLRAEGGYSFIDLGNDRNTIFNGEVTTYYKNGKEKWHGKYVNGKREGYFTLQLREGGVAVVQFKNGKSVHDYFMVTYKDGSSEKRNLSELKQFM, from the coding sequence ATGAAACGAATGATATTATTCTCATTGATGGCTTTGATGACCATAGCAGCTTTCGGTCGTAAGCACGTAGAGAATGCAACAGTTGTAGCTGACACTATTTTCTATGCAGAAAATATGAGTAATGTAACCAGTGCAGATCAGGCTAGTTATTACAGACTGCTGATGACTACTGGTTCAGGCCTTAACAAGAAGGACGTTTTCCAGGACTTCTACATGAACGGTAATCTCCGTGCTGAAGGTGGTTATAGCTTTATCGACCTCGGCAACGATCGCAATACTATCTTTAATGGTGAGGTTACTACCTATTATAAGAATGGTAAGGAGAAGTGGCATGGCAAGTATGTTAATGGCAAGCGCGAAGGCTACTTCACACTCCAGCTCCGTGAAGGCGGTGTAGCTGTCGTTCAGTTCAAGAATGGCAAGTCTGTTCACGATTACTTTATGGTAACTTATAAGGACGGTTCTTCTGAGAAGAGAAATCTCTCTGAGTTGAAGCAGTTCATGTAA
- a CDS encoding CCA tRNA nucleotidyltransferase encodes MRNLTNAELAQILDKDIFHKISEAADGLSVECYVVGGYVRDLFLERPSNDIDVVVVGSGIEVASALKKMLGRKAHLSVFRNFGTAQVKYQDTEVEFVGARKESYQRDSRKPIVEDGTLEDDQNRRDFTINAMAICLNKDRFGELVDPFDGVYDMEDGIIATPLDPDITFSDDPLRMMRCVRFATQLNFQIEEETYDALSRNAERLKIISAERICDEMNKIMLSKHPSCGFYYLKDTGLLDLILPELVAMDKVETRNGRAHKNNYDHTMEVLENVCKHSDNLWLRWAALFHDIGKPKSKRWDNNIGWTFHSHNIIGAKMIPGIFRRMKLPMDAKMKYVQKLVELHMRPIVIADEEVTDSAVRRLLNDAGDDINDLMTLCEADITSKNQVRKQRFLDNFKMVREKLVDLQERDYKRLLQPCIDGNEIMEMFHLTPCREVGTLKQYLKDAVLDNKVANEREPLMELLMKKAQEMGLVNAENSK; translated from the coding sequence ATGAGAAATTTGACCAATGCCGAACTGGCACAGATACTGGATAAGGATATATTTCATAAGATTTCAGAGGCAGCAGATGGGCTGTCTGTGGAGTGTTATGTAGTAGGTGGATATGTGCGTGACCTCTTCCTGGAGCGACCTTCCAATGATATTGATGTCGTTGTGGTTGGTAGCGGTATAGAGGTAGCTTCTGCCTTGAAGAAGATGCTCGGAAGAAAGGCGCATCTCTCTGTGTTCCGTAATTTCGGAACTGCACAAGTGAAATATCAGGATACTGAAGTGGAGTTTGTCGGCGCCCGTAAGGAGAGCTATCAGCGCGATTCCAGAAAGCCTATTGTGGAAGATGGAACGCTGGAGGATGACCAGAACCGCCGCGACTTCACCATCAATGCGATGGCTATCTGCCTGAACAAAGACCGTTTTGGAGAACTCGTAGATCCTTTTGATGGTGTCTACGATATGGAAGATGGCATTATTGCCACTCCGCTCGACCCGGATATCACTTTTTCTGACGACCCGCTGCGTATGATGCGTTGTGTGCGTTTCGCTACCCAACTCAATTTCCAGATTGAGGAGGAGACCTATGATGCGCTCTCACGTAATGCTGAGCGCCTGAAGATTATCAGTGCTGAGCGCATCTGCGACGAGATGAACAAGATTATGCTCTCCAAGCACCCAAGCTGCGGTTTCTATTACCTGAAAGATACAGGTTTGCTCGATCTCATTCTGCCAGAACTGGTGGCGATGGACAAGGTAGAAACGCGAAACGGCAGGGCTCATAAGAATAATTACGACCATACGATGGAGGTGCTCGAGAATGTCTGCAAGCATTCTGATAACCTCTGGCTCCGCTGGGCTGCTCTCTTCCACGATATCGGCAAACCGAAGAGCAAGCGCTGGGATAACAACATCGGCTGGACATTCCACAGCCATAATATAATAGGTGCAAAGATGATTCCAGGTATCTTCCGCCGTATGAAACTTCCGATGGATGCGAAGATGAAATATGTGCAGAAGCTGGTAGAACTCCACATGCGTCCGATTGTGATTGCTGATGAGGAGGTTACAGACAGTGCCGTTCGCCGTCTGCTGAATGATGCCGGTGATGACATCAACGACCTGATGACGCTCTGCGAGGCTGATATCACCAGCAAGAACCAGGTACGCAAGCAGCGCTTCCTGGATAATTTCAAGATGGTGCGCGAGAAACTGGTCGATCTGCAGGAACGTGATTATAAGCGACTTCTCCAGCCATGCATCGATGGTAATGAAATTATGGAGATGTTCCATCTTACCCCTTGCCGCGAGGTAGGCACCCTGAAGCAGTATCTCAAGGATGCTGTATTGGATAATAAGGTGGCTAATGAGCGTGAACCGTTGATGGAACTTCTGATGAAGAAGGCTCAGGAGATGGGATTGGTAAATGCAGAAAACTCAAAATAG
- a CDS encoding exodeoxyribonuclease III, which yields MLRFISWNVNGLRACVGKDFENQFKELDADFFCLQETKMQEGQLDLLFEGYESYWNYAEKKGYSGTAIYTKHKPLSVSYGMGIEEHDHEGRIITLEYDQFYLVTCYTPNSQTELKRLDYRMTWEDDFRKFLKSLDAKKPVVICGDLNVAHEEIDIKNPKTNRRNAGFTDEEREKMTVLLNDGFTDSFRYLHPDEVTYSWWSYRFKAREKNAGWRIDYFLVSDRIKEQITEAKIHTEIMGSDHCPVEVDLTF from the coding sequence ATGTTAAGGTTTATATCATGGAATGTAAATGGCCTGCGCGCTTGCGTAGGCAAGGACTTCGAGAACCAGTTTAAGGAACTCGATGCCGACTTCTTCTGCCTGCAGGAAACAAAGATGCAGGAGGGACAGCTCGACCTTCTGTTTGAGGGCTACGAGAGTTATTGGAACTACGCTGAGAAAAAAGGATACTCTGGTACAGCCATTTATACCAAGCACAAGCCTTTGAGCGTAAGCTATGGCATGGGCATAGAGGAACATGATCATGAAGGCAGAATCATCACGCTGGAATATGACCAGTTCTATCTCGTTACCTGCTACACCCCAAATTCTCAGACAGAACTCAAGCGCCTGGATTATCGCATGACTTGGGAAGACGATTTCCGCAAGTTTCTGAAATCTCTTGATGCCAAGAAACCAGTCGTCATCTGCGGCGATCTGAATGTAGCACACGAAGAGATAGATATCAAAAATCCGAAGACCAACCGCCGCAATGCCGGTTTCACCGATGAGGAGCGCGAAAAGATGACCGTTCTTCTGAATGATGGCTTCACCGACAGCTTCCGTTATCTCCACCCTGATGAGGTTACCTATTCGTGGTGGTCATACCGTTTCAAGGCCCGCGAGAAGAATGCTGGTTGGCGTATCGACTACTTCCTAGTATCCGACCGTATCAAGGAACAGATTACAGAAGCTAAAATTCATACTGAAATCATGGGCAGCGACCATTGTCCGGTAGAAGTAGATTTAACGTTCTAA
- the folE gene encoding GTP cyclohydrolase I FolE has translation MNTETEFREGLDELAEHYTEVLKLLGEDPEREGLVKTPMRVAKAMQILTRGYTQDAHKVLTDALFEEKYNQMVIVKDIDFFSMCEHHMLPFYGKVHVAYIPNGKITGLSKIARVVDIYSHRLQVQERLTQQIKDCIQETLNPQGVMVVIEAKHMCMQMRGVEKQNSITTTSDYSGVFNSLNTRQEFMSLLRGETKRI, from the coding sequence ATGAATACAGAAACAGAATTTCGCGAGGGATTGGACGAACTCGCAGAACACTATACTGAAGTATTAAAGCTCTTGGGAGAAGACCCTGAACGTGAAGGACTTGTAAAAACGCCGATGCGAGTAGCCAAGGCTATGCAGATACTGACTCGTGGCTATACACAGGATGCACACAAGGTATTGACCGATGCCCTCTTCGAAGAGAAATACAACCAGATGGTCATCGTGAAAGATATTGATTTCTTCTCGATGTGCGAGCACCACATGCTTCCTTTCTATGGCAAGGTGCATGTAGCTTATATCCCAAACGGAAAGATTACCGGTCTGAGCAAGATAGCCCGTGTGGTTGATATCTATAGCCACCGTCTCCAGGTACAGGAGCGTCTTACCCAGCAGATTAAAGACTGCATTCAGGAAACATTGAATCCTCAGGGTGTGATGGTTGTGATAGAAGCCAAGCACATGTGCATGCAAATGCGAGGTGTAGAGAAACAGAATTCTATTACCACCACCAGCGACTACAGCGGAGTTTTCAATTCACTGAACACCCGCCAGGAGTTTATGAGTCTGCTGAGAGGAGAAACGAAGAGAATTTAA